The Bos mutus isolate GX-2022 chromosome 7, NWIPB_WYAK_1.1, whole genome shotgun sequence genome window below encodes:
- the C7H5orf15 gene encoding keratinocyte-associated transmembrane protein 2, with translation MAAAARRRMSGAEQANLLPSPGVQVPGGLARPLVLALLLASAIMPSVPSQIESLSQPVLTSDVSTPHMNALTNENQTTPSTSQISTTLPPTTSTERSGVASVSPHPLPTTALSQEVDNNEDPSIEEEDLLTLNSSPSTAKDTLDNGDYGEPDYDWTTSPRDDESSEALEENRGYVEIEQSERPFKTPPSSIEEEDSHFFFHLIIFAFCIAIVYITYHNKRKIFLLVQSRKWRDGFCSKTVEYHRLDQNVNEAMPSLKITNDYIF, from the exons ATGGCTGCCGCCGCCCGGAGGAGGATGAGCGGCGCGGAGCAAGCAAATCTGCTGCCCAGCCCAGGTGTCCAGGTCCCCGGAGGGCTGGCGCGGCCGCTGGTCCTGGCCCTCCTGCTTGCATCCGCCATCATGCCCAGTG tTCCATCACAGATTGAGTCATTGAGCCAGCCTGTACTCACGTCAGATGTTTCTACTCCACATATGAATGCTTTAACAAATGAAAACCAAACCACACCTTCTACTTCCCAAATCAGCACCACTCTCCCTCCCACAACTAGTACAGAAAGAAGTGGAGTGGCGTCCGTGTCCCCTCATCCCTTGCCTACTACTGCTCTGTCCCAAGAGGTTGATAACAATGAAGATCCTAGCATAGAGGAGGAGGATCTTCTCACACTGAACAGTTCTCCGTCCACTGCCAAAGACACTCTGGACAACGGGGATTATGGAGAACCAGACTATGACTGGACCACCAGCCCCCGGGATGATGAGTCCAGTGAAGCCTTGGAAGAAAACAGGGGCTACGTGGAAATTGAGCAGTCAGAGAGACCTTTTAAAACCCCACCCTCAAGTATAGAAGAGGAAGatagccatttctttttccaccttattatttttgctttttgtattgCTATTGTTTATATTACATATCACAACAAAAGGAAG attttccttCTGGTTCAAAGCAGGAAATGGCGTGATGGTTTTTGTTCCAAAACAGTGGAATATCATCGTCTTGACCAGAATGTTAATGAAGCAATGCCTTCTCTGAAGATTAccaatgattatatattttaa